Proteins from a single region of Pseudomonas phenolilytica:
- a CDS encoding amino acid aminotransferase, with the protein MHFGQIPRVPGDPILGLLDAFRADANPAKLDLGVGVYKDAHGQTPIPRAVKLAEQRLVDSEKTKSYIGGHGDAQFGALLMRLVLSPRAVALAEDRAGCTQAPGGTGALRLAGEFIARCLPGRTLWLSDPTWPIHQTLFAAAGVPLQLYPYVGADNRLDRDGLFAALERIPAGDVVLLHACCHNPSGFDLSHDDWLRVLEIVRSRELLPLFDFAYQGFGEGLEEDAWAVRLFAETLPEVLITSSCSKNFGLYRERTGALIVIAAGHEQLLDVRSQLAALARGLWSTPPAHGAAVVTTILADDALRQIWQDEVEGMRQRIASLRHGLVEALTPYGLAERFAHIAEQRGMFSYTGLTAAQVRRLRAEHSVYLVESGRASVAGLDAGRLDELARAIASVVD; encoded by the coding sequence ATGCATTTCGGCCAGATACCCCGCGTGCCCGGCGATCCGATCCTCGGCCTGCTGGATGCGTTTCGCGCCGACGCCAACCCGGCCAAGCTGGACCTCGGCGTCGGCGTCTACAAGGACGCCCACGGACAGACGCCCATTCCCCGCGCGGTGAAGCTGGCCGAGCAGCGGCTGGTCGACAGCGAGAAGACCAAGAGCTACATCGGCGGCCACGGCGATGCGCAGTTCGGCGCCCTGCTGATGCGTCTGGTGCTCAGCCCGCGCGCCGTGGCGCTCGCCGAGGATCGAGCCGGTTGCACCCAGGCACCCGGCGGCACCGGCGCGCTGCGCCTGGCCGGCGAGTTCATCGCCCGCTGCCTGCCGGGGCGCACGCTATGGCTGAGCGACCCGACCTGGCCGATCCACCAGACGCTGTTCGCTGCCGCCGGCGTGCCGCTGCAGCTCTATCCCTACGTCGGCGCCGACAACCGCCTGGATCGCGACGGCCTGTTCGCCGCGCTGGAGCGCATCCCGGCAGGCGACGTCGTGCTGCTGCACGCCTGCTGTCACAACCCGAGCGGCTTCGACCTGAGCCACGACGACTGGCTGCGTGTGCTGGAGATCGTCCGCAGCCGCGAACTGCTGCCGCTCTTCGACTTCGCCTACCAGGGCTTCGGCGAAGGGCTGGAGGAAGATGCCTGGGCGGTGCGGCTGTTCGCCGAAACGCTGCCGGAAGTGCTGATCACCAGCTCCTGCTCGAAGAACTTCGGCCTCTACCGCGAGCGCACCGGCGCGCTGATCGTCATCGCCGCCGGTCACGAGCAACTGCTGGATGTGCGCAGCCAGCTCGCCGCGCTGGCCCGCGGGCTGTGGTCCACGCCGCCAGCGCACGGCGCCGCGGTGGTGACGACTATTCTCGCCGACGACGCGCTGCGGCAGATCTGGCAGGACGAAGTGGAAGGCATGCGCCAGCGCATCGCCAGCCTGCGCCACGGGCTGGTGGAGGCGCTGACGCCGTACGGGCTGGCCGAGCGCTTCGCGCACATCGCCGAGCAGCGCGGGATGTTCTCCTACACCGGCCTGACCGCTGCCCAGGTGCGCCGGCTACGCGCCGAGCATTCGGTGTATCTGGTCGAAAGCGGCCGCGCCAGCGTCGCCGGGCTGGATGCCGGGCGACTGGATGAGCTGGCCCGCGCCATCGCCAGCGTGGTCGACTAG
- a CDS encoding 4a-hydroxytetrahydrobiopterin dehydratase — MTALAQAQCEACRADAPKVSDEELAELIREIPDWNIEVRGDHMELERVFLFRNFRHALAFTNAVGAIAEEVGHHPALLTEWGKVTVTWWSHEMRGLHRNDFIMAARTDQFAATAEGRK, encoded by the coding sequence ATGACCGCTCTCGCCCAAGCCCAATGTGAAGCCTGCCGCGCCGATGCGCCGAAGGTATCCGATGAAGAACTGGCCGAGCTGATCCGCGAAATTCCCGACTGGAACATCGAGGTGCGCGGCGACCACATGGAGCTGGAGCGCGTGTTCCTGTTCCGCAATTTCCGTCACGCCCTGGCGTTCACCAACGCGGTCGGCGCCATTGCCGAGGAAGTCGGCCACCATCCTGCCCTGCTCACCGAATGGGGCAAGGTCACCGTGACCTGGTGGAGCCACGAGATGCGCGGCCTGCACCGCAACGACTTCATCATGGCCGCGCGCACCGACCAGTTCGCCGCCACTGCCGAGGGGCGCAAGTGA
- the phhA gene encoding phenylalanine 4-monooxygenase codes for MNTTPYVAREPDAHGHIHYPDAEHAVWQTLIERQLKLLDGRACPEYLAGIEQLDLPRERIPQLGEINRVLQAATGWQVARVPALIPFQTFFELLASKRFPVATFIRTPEELDYLQEPDIFHEIFGHCPLLTNPWFAEFTHTYGQLGLAASKEERVYLARLYWMTIEFGLVDTPEGRRIYGGGILSSPKETLYSLSAEPEHQPFDPLEAMRTPYRIDILQPLYFVLPDLHRLFELAQQDIMALVHQAMRLGLHQPKFPPKAA; via the coding sequence ATGAACACCACGCCCTATGTCGCCCGCGAACCGGACGCGCACGGCCACATCCACTACCCGGACGCCGAGCACGCCGTCTGGCAGACACTGATCGAACGCCAGCTGAAGCTGCTCGACGGGCGCGCCTGCCCGGAATACCTGGCCGGCATCGAGCAACTCGACCTGCCCCGCGAGCGCATTCCGCAGCTCGGCGAAATCAACCGCGTGCTGCAGGCCGCCACTGGCTGGCAGGTCGCGCGGGTGCCGGCGCTGATCCCGTTCCAGACCTTCTTCGAGCTGCTGGCGAGCAAGCGCTTCCCGGTCGCCACGTTCATACGCACGCCGGAAGAGCTGGACTACCTGCAGGAACCGGACATCTTCCACGAGATCTTTGGCCACTGCCCGCTGCTCACCAACCCGTGGTTCGCCGAGTTCACCCACACCTATGGCCAGCTGGGCCTGGCAGCGAGCAAGGAGGAGCGCGTCTATCTCGCGCGGCTGTACTGGATGACCATCGAGTTCGGCCTGGTGGATACGCCTGAAGGTCGGCGCATCTATGGCGGCGGCATTCTTTCCTCGCCGAAGGAAACGCTCTACAGCCTGTCTGCCGAGCCCGAGCACCAGCCGTTCGATCCGTTGGAGGCGATGCGTACGCCTTATCGAATCGACATCCTGCAGCCACTGTATTTCGTGCTGCCGGACCTGCACCGGCTGTTCGAGCTGGCCCAGCAGGACATCATGGCGCTGGTTCACCAGGCCATGCGCCTGGGCCTGCACCAGCCGAAGTTCCCGCCCAAGGCGGCGTGA
- a CDS encoding sigma-54-dependent transcriptional regulator, translating into MRIRILCQNRVGILRDMLNLLVDYGINVARGEVGGEQGNAIYLHCPNLMNLQLQALRPKIEALPGVFELRKVSLMPSERHSLELNALLGALDFPVLSVDMSGAIVAANRCAAQLLGVRVDEVPGLSLSRYAEDFDLPELVRANKARINGLRVQIKGQVFLADIAPLQSQHDDSEALAGAVLTLHRADQVGERIYNVRKQELRGFDSIFQSSKMMAAVVREARRMAPLDAPLLIEGETGTGKELLARACHLSSPRGQAPFMALNCAGLPESMAETELFGYGPGAFEGARPEGKLGLLELTAGGTLFLDGVGEMSARLQAKLLRFLQDGGFRRVGSDEEVYLDVRVICATQVDLSELCAKGEFRQDLYHRLNVLSLHIPPLRECLDGLEPLALHFIDQASRQIGCRLPTLSAAALARLGGYHWPGNVRQLENTLFQAVSLCDDERIEPEHIRLPAYGAAQPLGDFALDGDLASIVGRFEKAVLESLYQQHPSSRLLGKRLGVSHTTIANKLREYGIGRED; encoded by the coding sequence ATGCGTATCCGAATCCTTTGCCAGAACCGCGTCGGCATCCTGCGCGACATGCTCAACCTGCTCGTCGATTACGGCATCAACGTGGCGCGCGGTGAGGTTGGGGGCGAGCAGGGCAATGCCATCTACCTGCACTGCCCGAACCTGATGAACCTGCAGCTGCAGGCCCTGCGGCCGAAGATCGAGGCGCTGCCCGGCGTGTTCGAGCTGCGCAAGGTCAGCCTGATGCCCAGCGAGCGGCATTCGCTGGAACTCAACGCGCTGCTCGGCGCACTGGACTTTCCGGTGCTCTCGGTCGACATGAGCGGCGCCATCGTCGCGGCGAATCGCTGCGCGGCGCAGCTGCTCGGCGTGCGGGTGGACGAGGTGCCGGGGCTGAGCCTGTCGCGCTACGCCGAGGATTTCGATCTGCCCGAGCTGGTGCGGGCGAACAAGGCGCGCATCAATGGCCTGCGGGTGCAGATCAAGGGACAGGTGTTCCTCGCCGACATCGCGCCGCTGCAGTCGCAGCACGACGACAGCGAGGCGCTGGCCGGCGCGGTGCTGACGCTGCACCGCGCCGATCAGGTCGGCGAGCGCATCTATAACGTGCGCAAGCAGGAGCTGCGCGGCTTCGACAGTATCTTCCAGAGCTCGAAGATGATGGCGGCGGTGGTGCGCGAGGCCCGGCGCATGGCGCCGCTGGACGCGCCGCTGCTGATCGAGGGCGAAACCGGCACCGGCAAGGAGCTGCTGGCGCGAGCCTGTCACCTGTCCAGCCCGCGCGGTCAGGCGCCATTCATGGCGCTCAATTGCGCCGGCTTGCCGGAGTCGATGGCCGAGACCGAGCTGTTCGGCTACGGCCCTGGCGCCTTCGAGGGCGCGCGCCCGGAAGGCAAGCTGGGGCTGCTGGAACTTACCGCCGGCGGCACGCTGTTTCTCGACGGCGTCGGCGAGATGAGTGCGCGCTTGCAGGCCAAGTTGCTGCGCTTTCTGCAGGACGGCGGCTTTCGCCGGGTCGGCAGCGACGAGGAGGTCTATCTGGATGTGCGGGTGATCTGCGCAACGCAGGTCGATCTGTCCGAGCTGTGCGCCAAGGGTGAGTTTCGCCAGGACCTGTACCACCGGCTCAACGTGCTGTCGCTGCACATTCCGCCGCTGCGCGAGTGTCTCGACGGCCTGGAGCCGCTGGCGCTGCACTTCATCGACCAAGCCAGCCGGCAGATCGGCTGTCGGTTGCCGACACTGTCGGCCGCCGCGCTGGCGCGCCTGGGCGGCTATCACTGGCCGGGCAACGTGCGCCAACTGGAGAACACGCTGTTTCAGGCGGTCTCCCTCTGCGACGACGAGCGCATCGAGCCCGAACACATCCGCCTGCCGGCCTACGGTGCAGCGCAGCCGCTGGGCGACTTCGCCCTCGACGGCGATCTGGCAAGCATCGTCGGGCGTTTCGAGAAGGCCGTGCTGGAAAGCCTCTATCAGCAGCATCCCAGCAGCCGGCTGCTGGGCAAGCGGCTGGGCGTATCGCACACCACCATTGCCAACAAGCTGCGCGAATACGGCATTGGTCGGGAGGATTGA
- a CDS encoding TRAP transporter substrate-binding protein has product MFKSCVTALVATLSLLGLSAASAAEPIVIKFAHVVADDTPKGKGALLFKQLVEQRLAGQLKVEVYANSSLVGDAEEMQALLDNRVQLLAPSLSKFEKYTRKLQVFDLPFLFDDEAAVKRFQSREKSRELLRSMAEHNIYGLAYWNNGLKQLSATQALRLPGDAGGLAFRVQPSAVLEAQFAAVGAKSVRLPFAEVFKSLQSGVVQGAENPWSNIASQNMHSVQPYITETNHGVLAYMLVTNAEFWRSIPFATRSELENIIVEVTAVVNEEAEALNRRDRERILASGSSKLISLSPEQRQAWREKMQPVWQAYEADIGADVIRAALTVNRR; this is encoded by the coding sequence ATGTTCAAGTCTTGTGTCACCGCGCTGGTCGCGACGCTGTCTCTGCTGGGGCTGTCGGCCGCCAGCGCCGCGGAGCCGATCGTCATCAAGTTCGCCCACGTGGTGGCGGACGATACGCCCAAGGGCAAGGGGGCACTGCTGTTCAAGCAGCTGGTCGAGCAGCGTCTGGCCGGTCAGCTGAAGGTCGAGGTCTACGCCAACTCCAGTCTCGTGGGCGATGCCGAGGAGATGCAGGCACTGCTGGACAACCGCGTGCAGCTGCTGGCGCCCTCGTTGTCGAAGTTCGAGAAATACACGCGCAAGCTGCAGGTGTTCGACCTGCCGTTCCTGTTCGATGACGAGGCAGCGGTCAAGCGTTTCCAGAGTCGCGAAAAGAGCCGCGAGCTGCTGCGCTCGATGGCCGAGCACAACATTTATGGCCTGGCCTATTGGAACAATGGTCTCAAGCAGCTTTCCGCCACCCAGGCGTTGCGCCTGCCGGGCGACGCCGGCGGTCTGGCGTTCCGCGTGCAGCCTTCGGCGGTGCTGGAGGCGCAGTTCGCTGCCGTAGGCGCCAAATCGGTGCGCCTGCCGTTCGCCGAGGTGTTCAAGTCGCTGCAGAGCGGCGTGGTGCAGGGGGCGGAGAATCCCTGGTCGAACATCGCCAGCCAGAACATGCACAGCGTGCAACCGTACATCACCGAAACCAATCACGGTGTGCTCGCCTACATGCTGGTCACCAACGCCGAGTTCTGGCGCAGCATTCCGTTCGCGACCCGTTCGGAACTGGAGAACATCATCGTCGAGGTGACCGCGGTGGTGAACGAGGAAGCGGAGGCGCTGAACCGGCGCGATCGCGAGCGCATTCTCGCCAGCGGCAGCAGCAAGCTGATCAGCCTGTCGCCGGAGCAGCGCCAGGCCTGGCGCGAAAAGATGCAGCCGGTGTGGCAGGCCTACGAGGCAGACATCGGTGCCGACGTGATCCGCGCGGCGCTGACCGTTAACCGGCGCTGA
- a CDS encoding DUF488 domain-containing protein, whose product MIQCKRAYLPTADEDGQRVLVDRLWPRNCRKEDLPLDGWLPQLAPSTALRREFKGGLLDFATFRQRYRQELAAHPEHWWPLLERAARGTLTLVYAARDERENNAQVLAEWLTEELERRADPSSPTCYAGKPLE is encoded by the coding sequence ATGATCCAGTGCAAACGCGCCTATCTGCCAACGGCCGACGAGGATGGCCAGCGCGTCTTGGTCGATCGACTCTGGCCGCGTAACTGCCGCAAGGAAGATTTGCCACTCGATGGCTGGCTGCCGCAGCTGGCCCCTAGCACCGCACTGCGCCGCGAGTTCAAGGGTGGATTGCTGGATTTCGCCACGTTCCGCCAGCGCTACCGACAGGAACTCGCGGCGCATCCCGAGCATTGGTGGCCGCTGCTGGAGCGTGCCGCGCGGGGCACGCTCACGCTGGTCTACGCCGCGCGGGACGAACGAGAGAACAACGCGCAGGTGCTTGCCGAATGGCTAACAGAGGAACTGGAGCGCCGCGCCGATCCCAGCTCGCCGACCTGTTACGCCGGCAAGCCGCTGGAATGA
- a CDS encoding CopD family copper resistance protein, which produces MTYSVLHVVHLLAAIFFIGTLFVEVAILARIRPQLGESVAQQLDRAVGARSRVVLHWVVLFVYGAGIGLAWFHRQALAEPFAGSFGMLLSLKILLAVGVFFTFGLVAILLRSGRMTPARYRAIHWAIFLQMVGIVVLAKAMFYVHW; this is translated from the coding sequence ATGACCTATTCCGTGCTGCATGTTGTGCACCTGCTGGCAGCGATCTTCTTCATCGGCACGCTGTTCGTCGAAGTGGCGATTCTTGCCAGGATTCGCCCGCAGCTCGGCGAGTCGGTCGCGCAGCAGCTGGATCGAGCGGTCGGCGCGCGCTCGCGGGTGGTGCTGCACTGGGTCGTGTTGTTCGTCTACGGCGCCGGCATCGGTCTGGCCTGGTTCCACCGCCAGGCGCTGGCCGAGCCGTTTGCCGGCAGCTTTGGGATGCTGCTGAGCCTGAAGATCCTGCTGGCCGTCGGCGTGTTTTTCACCTTCGGCCTGGTGGCGATCCTGCTGCGCAGCGGGCGGATGACGCCGGCGCGCTACCGCGCCATCCATTGGGCGATCTTCCTGCAGATGGTCGGCATCGTGGTGCTGGCCAAGGCGATGTTCTACGTGCACTGGTAG
- a CDS encoding acyl-CoA dehydrogenase family protein, producing MNFAYSPRVEALRQQIRAFMDEYIVPRIGAWHAEVAAGRYPVSFMDDLKALARAEGLWNLFLPSLREDEPGTALSNLEYAPLAEIMGRVHWASEVFNCNAPDTGNMELLHLFATPEQRERWLTPLLEGRIRSAFAMTEPDVPSSDATNIQTLIRRDGDDYVINGRKWFITNASHPDCRLLIVMGKTDPAAETHHQQSMILVPFDTPGVELVRNIPVMNHIAPEGHSELLLRNVRVPASNLLGREGDGFMMAQARLGPGRIHHCMRSIGQAELALELMVERCQERKAFGKYLQQYSNVADWIAESRIEIEQARLLVLKTAWMIDEVGAKAARREIAMIKALVPRMHTRVVDRAIQVYGAMGLTPDTPLADMWTGGRALRFADGPDQVHLRSVAKMELKTSETNRGATVAYLTPGRHH from the coding sequence ATGAACTTCGCTTACAGTCCGCGCGTGGAGGCGCTGCGCCAGCAGATCCGCGCCTTCATGGATGAGTACATCGTGCCGCGCATCGGCGCCTGGCATGCTGAGGTGGCGGCGGGCCGGTATCCGGTGTCGTTCATGGACGATCTCAAGGCGCTGGCGCGGGCTGAAGGGCTATGGAACCTGTTCCTGCCTTCGCTACGCGAAGACGAACCGGGCACCGCGCTGAGCAACCTGGAGTACGCACCGCTGGCTGAGATTATGGGGCGCGTGCACTGGGCCTCGGAGGTGTTCAACTGCAATGCACCGGACACCGGCAACATGGAACTGCTGCACCTGTTCGCCACGCCCGAGCAGCGTGAACGCTGGCTCACGCCGCTGCTCGAGGGCCGGATCCGCTCGGCCTTCGCCATGACCGAGCCGGACGTGCCGTCGTCCGACGCCACCAATATCCAGACGCTGATCCGCCGTGACGGCGACGACTACGTGATCAATGGCCGCAAGTGGTTCATCACCAACGCCTCGCACCCGGACTGCCGGTTGCTGATCGTGATGGGCAAGACCGATCCCGCCGCCGAGACCCACCACCAACAGAGCATGATCCTGGTGCCATTCGACACCCCGGGTGTGGAGCTGGTGCGCAACATTCCGGTGATGAACCACATCGCCCCTGAAGGCCATAGCGAGCTGCTGCTGAGGAACGTGCGAGTGCCGGCGAGCAATCTGCTCGGGCGTGAGGGCGACGGCTTCATGATGGCCCAGGCCCGGCTCGGGCCGGGGCGCATCCATCACTGCATGCGTTCGATCGGCCAGGCGGAGCTGGCACTGGAGCTGATGGTCGAGCGTTGCCAGGAGCGCAAGGCATTCGGCAAGTATCTGCAGCAGTATTCCAATGTCGCCGACTGGATCGCCGAGTCACGCATCGAAATCGAGCAGGCGCGCCTGCTGGTGCTCAAGACTGCGTGGATGATCGACGAGGTCGGCGCCAAGGCGGCACGCCGTGAAATCGCCATGATCAAGGCGCTGGTGCCGCGCATGCATACCCGCGTGGTGGATCGCGCGATCCAGGTCTACGGGGCGATGGGGCTGACGCCGGATACGCCGCTGGCCGATATGTGGACCGGTGGCCGTGCACTGCGCTTCGCCGATGGCCCGGATCAGGTGCATCTGCGCAGCGTGGCCAAGATGGAGCTCAAGACCAGTGAGACCAATCGCGGCGCCACGGTCGCGTACCTTACGCCGGGGCGGCATCACTGA
- the nosR gene encoding transcriptional regulator NosR, translating to MKPHCFSFRSLLRSWGNGLVVLLAVALCAVQAQAKDYAVEQQRIEQFFPKATHISEPEGEYKVRTLADGVGTVYGYAYQSINVTQIPAYSGKPINMQVLLDPQGVIVDAYVLEHHEPILLIGIPEQKLHDFDLKYAGIKADQRVVVGRSSDKSAVTVDAVTGATVTVMVVNEIIMGSAHKVAASLGLVKDNIEARQKPALVRADVYKPASWAELTGSGAIRRLHLTNGQINEAFKGTAAEGVDEASAEELGETFIDLYAAHLNPPTIGRNLLGDNQYRFLMEELKPGEHAIAVLGSGEYSFKGSGYVRGGIFDRVQVRQFGNIISFRDLDFQRLNDVYAEGIPEFKEMAIFIIREQTGFDPGTPWTLELLVRRQTGPVDGIFTSFELPYQIPEEYIERPQPTAEELAIIEEANRPMWVNIWYQKSFQIGVILVALGLLTVILFLQDKLTKHPTFLKRLRHGYLVFTVVFIGWYALGQLSVVNVLTFVHALVKDFRWELFLTDPVIFILWVFTAASILLWGRGVFCGWLCPFGALQELINEAARKLKIPQYDVPFAVHERLWAIKYIVLLVLFGISLESMMMAEKAAEVEPFKTAITLKFDRQWWFVVYAVALLVVNIFTRKVYCRYICPLGAGLAITGRFRLFDWLKRRKECGNPCQICANECEVQAIHPDGHINHNECHYCLDCQMTYHNDNKCPPLVNKNKRKKRDKKAPVGPEMIPVVEVVEP from the coding sequence ATGAAACCCCATTGCTTTTCTTTTCGCAGCCTGCTGCGCTCATGGGGGAACGGCCTCGTAGTGCTCCTTGCCGTGGCTCTCTGTGCCGTTCAGGCGCAGGCCAAGGACTACGCCGTTGAGCAACAACGAATCGAGCAGTTTTTCCCGAAAGCTACCCATATCTCCGAGCCGGAAGGCGAATATAAGGTGCGTACGCTCGCCGATGGTGTGGGCACCGTCTATGGCTACGCCTACCAGAGCATCAACGTCACCCAGATCCCTGCCTACTCCGGCAAGCCGATCAATATGCAGGTGCTGCTCGATCCGCAGGGCGTGATCGTCGACGCCTACGTGCTCGAGCACCACGAGCCGATCCTGCTCATCGGCATTCCCGAGCAGAAACTGCACGATTTCGACCTGAAGTATGCCGGCATCAAGGCCGATCAACGCGTGGTGGTGGGACGTTCCAGCGATAAGAGTGCGGTGACGGTCGACGCGGTGACCGGTGCGACGGTGACCGTGATGGTGGTCAACGAGATCATCATGGGCTCGGCCCACAAGGTCGCCGCGTCGCTCGGTCTGGTCAAAGACAACATCGAGGCGCGGCAGAAGCCTGCGCTGGTGCGCGCGGATGTTTACAAGCCGGCCAGTTGGGCTGAGCTGACCGGCAGCGGGGCGATCCGTCGTCTGCACCTGACCAATGGTCAGATCAACGAGGCCTTCAAGGGCACTGCGGCAGAGGGTGTGGACGAAGCGTCCGCCGAGGAGCTCGGCGAGACGTTCATCGATCTCTATGCTGCGCATCTGAATCCGCCGACCATCGGTCGCAACCTGCTGGGCGACAACCAGTACCGCTTCCTCATGGAAGAACTCAAGCCGGGCGAGCACGCCATCGCCGTGCTCGGCAGCGGCGAATACTCGTTCAAGGGCTCGGGCTATGTGCGCGGCGGCATCTTCGATCGGGTGCAGGTGCGCCAGTTCGGCAACATCATCAGCTTCCGCGACCTGGACTTCCAGCGGCTCAACGACGTGTACGCCGAAGGCATTCCGGAGTTCAAGGAGATGGCGATTTTCATCATCCGCGAGCAGACCGGCTTCGATCCGGGTACGCCGTGGACGCTGGAGCTGCTGGTGCGGCGCCAGACCGGTCCGGTCGATGGCATCTTCACCAGCTTCGAGCTGCCGTATCAGATCCCCGAGGAATACATCGAGCGTCCGCAGCCGACTGCCGAAGAGCTCGCCATTATCGAAGAAGCCAACCGGCCGATGTGGGTCAACATCTGGTACCAGAAGAGCTTCCAGATCGGCGTGATCCTCGTCGCGCTGGGCCTGCTGACCGTGATCCTGTTCCTGCAGGACAAGCTGACCAAGCATCCGACCTTCCTCAAGCGGCTGCGTCACGGCTACCTGGTATTCACCGTGGTGTTCATCGGCTGGTACGCGCTGGGGCAGCTGTCGGTGGTCAACGTGCTGACCTTCGTCCATGCGCTGGTCAAGGATTTCCGCTGGGAACTGTTTCTCACCGACCCGGTGATCTTCATTCTCTGGGTGTTCACCGCGGCCAGCATCCTGCTCTGGGGGCGCGGCGTGTTCTGTGGCTGGCTGTGCCCGTTCGGCGCCCTGCAGGAGCTGATCAACGAGGCGGCGCGCAAGCTGAAGATTCCGCAGTACGACGTGCCCTTCGCGGTGCACGAGCGGCTCTGGGCGATCAAGTACATCGTCCTGCTGGTGCTGTTCGGTATTTCGCTCGAGTCGATGATGATGGCGGAGAAGGCCGCTGAGGTGGAGCCGTTCAAAACCGCTATCACGCTCAAATTCGACCGCCAGTGGTGGTTCGTGGTGTATGCGGTGGCGCTGCTGGTGGTCAACATCTTCACCCGCAAGGTCTACTGCCGCTACATCTGCCCGCTGGGCGCCGGTCTGGCGATCACTGGTCGCTTCCGCCTGTTCGACTGGCTCAAGCGGCGCAAGGAGTGCGGTAACCCCTGTCAGATCTGCGCCAATGAATGCGAGGTGCAGGCGATTCATCCGGATGGGCACATCAACCATAACGAGTGCCACTACTGCCTCGATTGCCAGATGACCTATCACAACGACAACAAGTGCCCACCGTTGGTGAACAAGAACAAGCGCAAGAAGCGTGACAAGAAGGCCCCGGTCGGGCCGGAAATGATCCCTGTAGTTGAAGTGGTGGAACCCTGA